A stretch of DNA from Castor canadensis chromosome 2, mCasCan1.hap1v2, whole genome shotgun sequence:
CATTTCTGAAGACACTGGACCATCCACTTTGTCCAAAGAAGGCATATTAAAGCTCTCAAGCTCTGTTGGTCTGGACAGTCTGCCAGAATTAGAATAAAATCTATCTTGCCTTTGGAGAAGAACAACTGGATCAGGACATGGCTGGCCTGATGGAGGGAACATCATCCTGCGGTCCTGTTCCCAGGTTGGTGACAGGGACCCAGTGTCAGAAGGTTCTCTGTGAACATCAGTTAACTTCTCGTTGCTTGAATCTCCTCTTTCATTGCTAATGTGGTGGTCCAGAGGATTCTCTGGGCCTCTTgagcctcttcctcctccccctggaAGCAAAGGTGAGAGTCTGAGTGGACCCTCCAACAAAgttggaggagagagaaaagctcTCATTTCAGATGAAGGTCGACCCAATGGTGAGGGACCATATGGGGAATGGTCTCTGCCAAATGCTGTATTTGGAACATCAAGTGCATAAGGATCTTTTTCTAAAAGTTCAAATTTAAACTCTGTATCGGTTAATTTTTGTCTGTGGTaagcattttctttccttaaatcaGTGAGGGTTCTTTCAGCAGTAAAGCTGCCAACCAATTATCATGTGCTTTTTTCTCATGGGAAATGATCTGCCCTTGGTAAGACTGAATGGTTCTCTCCAGTTCTTCTTCAAGATCTTTAGCTCGCTTTCTATATGTCTTCAGCTCCTCAGCTGCATAGTTgattttttcatctattttgGAAAGTTTCTCCTCTTTATCGAGCCGGTAATTTTCCTCTACTGTTAGTTTCCTGTggagtttcatttcattttcttgatataGTTCAGTCATTACTTTAAGTTTCTGGTGAAGCTTTTGATTCTCACTTTCTAACTCTGCATTTTCTGACTGCAGAGAAGCTTGTTTAGTCTGGAGAGCTTTAATATGCTCTGTAAGGTCTTCCTTTGTTTTATCTACTTCAGATAACTGAGTATAAAtctggtttctttcttcttctaaggcTTCCAAAGAAGCATTTAACTTAGTAGCATAAATCAGTTTCTTCAGATCTCCTTTTGGCTGATTATCTAAGTGAGCACTATTTTCTGCTTCACTCTTCATTTCCAAATCCAAGTTACCATCATCTGTCATGTCTTCTCCAAGCACAGCAGCCCAATCTCTCATCTTTAGCAATTGTTCAGTTAGACACTTGAtatgattttctttatcatttagaACTTGTTCTGCATGCATTTTGGAATCTTCAAAtatcattttctgtttattaagttCACTCACTTTTTCTTTCCATACTTCAGTTTCTTGTAAGAGCTTTTTCTGGCTCTCCTGAAGTTGGGAATTTTCATTCACAGTATCTTTTATTGGTATTGCAAGTCATTCTTCATTGATTTGAAATATCCTCAATGTTGTTTTAGCTTCAGCTACTTGCGGTTTGAGAGATTCTGATTTATCTTCTAGGGACTGtatcctttttaaaatatcttccatCAATTCATCTTGTTCAGAATGTTTAGATTTCTCTTCTTCTAGTTGTTCTTCTAGAAAGagtatttcatcttcaagtttagATTTTGTCCTATCCAGTTCTTCATAGTTTGCATAATTTATTCTTTCCAATTATTCCCAAATTTCTGAAAATGagttctatttctcttttctccaaacttTATGCTTCTGCTGACTCCTTCTCAAAGCTGGTATCCTTTAAAGATGACTCtaagccttcatactgtttttgGACAACTCTAAGTTGTTCAAGTAGtctacatttttcttcaattagtTCAGAAAGCTCTAAGGCaagctttttttctttagacGCTGCCTTCTAACTGATCGAACAGTTCTCCACAAGgataagaagaaagcaaaaaatcCAACGATTGCTCCACCTGTGACCAATTCCCATGGAAAACCATCAGGGGTGGAACCTGATCTCATGTCTTCAGGCAGTGCTTCCACAACCCTGCACAGCCCTGCCAAGACCAGCTCCAAGGACCATGGAGGAGCAGCCTCGGGCCCCTCCATGGTGCCAAGGTGACCTGGACTTGCCACGGTGGCCACAGCCTGGCCGGGCCACCACAGGTGACACACAGCCCTCAGCTTTCGGTCCGGAACCCAAAccccttctctttttcctaacggttccttgagaggtgccgccactgggggatcccactgagcttgacagcagtgggtgttgtgagaatgaccagatgagggctggtccaccgaagtcccaatggagagggtagaagatcctttaggagaacaagatcccctggtttaatagaaattgtatagggtggggcaggatctggtctgcatgctctctgagaagttccctgagaaggttaaggtaaggcaggtagtcagccaaaGGAGCAGAATCTGTTGGAGGCAAatttattagaaggagcataaaaggtgtctgctaaaggaccTCATATCTAGGGAtctagattctgcaaaatcctgtaactcccaagaaagctctaagctgctttatggtatgggggagagggaaacagaagattgggttaaTGCACTCATGACTTGgggagtgagtctgtctctttaaggtcaCACCTAGGTAGGtaacctgtgggaggcaggggctgtcaggatttaaatgtaacactcttggataaaagacatctctagctcattttttatataactttgtaaatgtttataccacatttagataaagtatagacactacactgttacaaggtggtcatttaagacataagcaaatatgtaaatgagctctgatttagtagtacttaaagcttgacaagatcagcagaaaatacaaataatttctttgatcaaatctttccctataacagttttctatagatgttactcagagcagaacaatattaagataaccttgttattttatagatatagagaatttgattttagtttgacatgaccctaaaaatcttttaggcaactcttaggttatactcaactttaattttattacacaccaaagctttttattatacatttttaaaacttactcagacctttacataacatactaaaccctttgatggcttgtccttatccttcctatttgaaacaatctttaggacaaacccttctctacaaaatcctttctcatccaaaaaacatttctttttcctttagcttctcaaaaaatacattcactacctatctatatcctttccagttgtttactttataacttgtattttaaaattaacttttataagaattttaaatttattatatgggctagagtaactaattagtagcccttgttgttttaaagaatttatgataggcttaaggcctcatcctccctcaggcttgaggggatattgttttggatgtggaaactgtgagggatttttgagttttatttgaatagggagggccgtcctggctcatgCTACACTCATCctatcagtccacactgtgggatctatttgttcctgaaggagggggcagcagaaatagctgcctggggggaggggaatttgagcttttagttgagatagtaaatcccatcccagcagagtcactAGAGTTTCAGGAattatgaggaaagaatgacagaagaggcgGTCtctccaagagcaggccagaggccaggtaaactagcgctctaggggctggccagatttgccctgaatgataacttttgtcattggactggggacccagagagaaaagtaaaacagagaaatgagctccactgtctagccggaaaatgatcttttgtttttctgtcataATGGCTACcacgaggctcctcaacattgatgccaagaagtggagcatggacagggggacaggacccatcaatccataggaggtggcacctcaccttccatctggagacggggtcacttagacctccagtggttacctttgcagagagggcagggtcctggttgagAGGGGGGGGCTGTCTTCCatgctgtcccccttaagcattctctcctgaagtgcccctcctgtccacaatggtagcaagttcaggatacaagccccagtcaggtgggggcagcaatgaggccatggtgtctctcatctttttctctcctgttagtaatgtcctggttatagtatacagacatggctagttgtattagttgatccaattacttttctccttcaaccatagactgagttttctacaaatacctcaggctgttagaaatttatctttgaggagaacctctctcacctgtgactctgggtccaccgtggtatgctttctgatagtgtcttcaagatgctacagaaaggtaaggggattttcttcaggacattgctgtaaagcaaagttgttatttcacattgatgcctgacactctggagagcaggtctctgaaccattctgggcctcagtttcctcacttgaagaatgagggatctggtctaggttaaactactttcttccactatgagatggctgaaatgATATTAACACCATTTATcttccttaacatttttttttttctttagcaatgctggggaattgaacccagggccttgcacatgctgggcagacactctcccactgagctacatccttatccccaaatatttttttctctttcctttggctatactggggcttgaactcaggactttatgcctgcaaagcggcactctactgctcaagccatatcaccagccccttttggtatggatctgtcaaggggactgcctgtgcacctgtaggtaggcacatttattccctcatttccatgtgccactagtattggggctcattgtaaatggtaatcatttccaacctgagtggcctgggccagaacccattgcatttctaatgaggaaagagtctggtctagtagaagtataatatcctttcatgtcaattgaaacatttgatcacagagataaaggctcaaatgtatttgtctgggcatcagtacagctgtccagatgtttttttgatttcccttagatctgatagctgtaaagggacatagactcgcccttttcctaccattacctattgaagggggaagcacccattaggagattctgaatattggggtggcttagaagatAGGGCAGAGGGTGTCTGTACTGTGGcctacaaagaatggccagtgtttgagtatctaaatagcaattgtggagccaatctgagtggtctcagagatgaaagaaaatttgtataggggacctcagttcacttttttcccttttataggaaaggcctagttggagtatggtattgtaatttaaggaaccctgtgaaggccacttctcttggtcaccctcagtacaaagcttccaacatctacaagccagaagactggaaggtgcaggtcccatctagaaagaacaaaacactaggatcctgccttttagctaacagtagggagcctctttaataaaggctacctttttaacaaaggaaaaaattgcctgtaaagttagagaagggcattcagagggcatcctgggccaataacagtaccatatgggacaactagtgttaatatttggagggaaaaattcattgaggccaaaagtatagaaaatcttaaatgagaagtttattatagtaatgtctattttgttattttggggacTATAatcttgagctaacaattggcttacaagggctgggtctggtgtgaggtggggctaggagcagggcgtGTGCAAGACACggaccccctccacacacacccaggacaagcgagcctgactgcctaggcctgatcctgcagcctgttgccccaccccccttcctgtgtactctgtgcacgtTTTATTCTAAGGGAAGTGGTGACGGGCCGCAGCCACGGCCATGTGCGGCTGgcggcctaggatgtgtgttgggttggcctatggattctcttagctatgacAGTCATTCCCACTGTGCACGAGCgcacctatttgctttccctcctccccttgtgggggcagagttagggcgtTAGCAcagcagctgcagttttttgtaagcgctttttgtaaagcagctgatttaatattactttagactgagaggcctggcaaactagttgaaatagcttaagtcataaggttccatgctacaggtttttcatgggaggcagggtctcagaaagcccagggaggggaaggcagacagagacaaaggacacatggtgagaccatggaggaggcagaaaaggtgtgctgacatcttaggtaagggaggggaaggcagagcctggaggtatGACACACGcttgagggattagccatcacctgtgctcTAGGTTGCtgccattgactggtactggaacactttcagcaaaacgaaacctccactctctggtcgctGTCTCAGGCATAAGGGGCATTAGAtggggggaaaagagaagcagttgtcagatgccataatcaaacaggactcccacaatgtagcatgaggcatacctgaataaactccgggcttggtctcagcccacagggagggagcatgagctctcccagagctggaattgccttgaggccagagttggcaaggagtggctggcatggcaccatgatgggaaagtccctcaggaagataggaagagagagGCAGTGTGAGCAGctcaagaagtctgcttacatggggaaggaggtggttcaggagaggatttggttcatttagaagctggtttagaggctaataaaATGCAGGGaagcaggaagtacagagggaggattttgtgcagagataggaaaaggattgggcatagggtatttccttccatttaccagcatgctcacagaaattgtataaatcccttaaaatattggggttgaaagtgccattaagtggccatttggaggcattgtctaatgggtattggggccaggtctgattacagagaaaaatgagctttcatggcttatGATCAGGCATTAggtggaggggcccaaggttggccaggagacatcccagtggggagtctgaaggaatttggaatggtccaactcccatggtgaggcctgacctgaggagagatatggcaagCTTCCCCGAAATACCAGTTTCTCAGGAGCCAGTATATGTGGGACACCCAGGAGGAACATCTTCATCACAGGGATCCACAGTCCTAGGGAACCTGGTTTCCAGGGATGGGAGCGAGACgagacctagcactaggattttgaggacatgagaaagagatcacagctctgcgtgaggaggactcaccgagagaggaccttgagggaggattgGCCAGTGGAGGATGGCAATTGGAGACACGCTGGGGcacaggaaattccctgtgagctgtgaaagagtggtgttttctaggattgggggttccagcaaagcagctcagatcccagcggaagggaatgggagtttggacagacagagagagagagatagggcaGGATGGGAGggggctgggagagcaaggtcagcaCCAAAAGTGCACCCCGATCTGAGTTATgacaccaaaatgttaggaaaaacacctctcaaaaagaaagctcatgagaaaagtctcacatccaaaagcaaagtttaatggcaggctcaaactgccaggctggctggggaaagatggtacagcacagactctgggccaggcgtggcttttatagaatgGGGAGGTTAAGAAAGTTAGCAAATGCATAGTAGTCTCTGGTAGAGGTTGGGCTgacttagagcatgggaatttctgttaagaagcaggactgccatttttgctgctgattcacaaaatggtgacattattactgaATCAGAGGGGATTCCTCAATCTCTCTAAACCTTGATTGCAAAAACCCTTCTTTGTGAGGTTCTTGAGTTCATTACTAAAACAGTGGATATAAGTTTTTAGCATATCACTGGATATGCTATAAGTTTTAGTAGATAAAATCTGTATTTAATTATtgtttctgaaaaggaaaaataacctgTCATAGTGGCTAAtacctataatccagctactcaggaagcagggatcagAAAGATGGTGGATTAAGGATAATCCCCACAAAAGTTATTGGGACCTCATCTCTTCCTTGGCTCTCAGAGGGCAGGAATTGTGTCTagcttttaaatttcaagtaTTCTGCAATTGAGTTAGTGGCCCCCTTTCTGTACTCCCTTATCTCTCAGCCTATCATGCCCAAGAGATGATTTATAAAGAGATATCCAGATGTGGTCATGGCACACGTGGGTCTATTTATCCCTCCAGATGCACATTCCCTGGAACTAGTACCTGAAATTTGTGGATACTACAGATTCAATGATTTGCAACCCCATCACACTATACACTACCTCCCTTCcttttaataatgttttataatCCACTGAactgaaata
This window harbors:
- the LOC109691829 gene encoding LOW QUALITY PROTEIN: melanoma inhibitory activity protein 2-like (The sequence of the model RefSeq protein was modified relative to this genomic sequence to represent the inferred CDS: inserted 2 bases in 2 codons; substituted 2 bases at 2 genomic stop codons), which codes for MEGPEAAPPWSLELVLAGLCRVVEALPEDMRSGSTPDGFPWELVTGGAIVGFFAFFLSLWRTVRSVRRQXSKEKKLALELSELIEEKCRLLEQLRVVQKQYEGLESSLKDTSFEKESAEAXSLEKREMERINYANYEELDRTKSKLEDEILFLEEQLEEEKSKHSEQDELMEDILKRIQSLEDKSESLKPQVAEAKTTLRIFQINEEXLAIPIKDTVNENSQLQESQKKLLQETEVWKEKVSELNKQKMIFEDSKMHAEQVLNDKENHIKCLTEQLLKMRDWAAVLGEDMTDDGNLDLEMKSEAENSAHLDNQPKGDLKKLIYATKLNASLEALEEERNQIYTQLSEVDKTKEDLTEHIKALQTKQASLQSENAELESENQKLHQKLKVMTELYQENEMKLHRKLTVEENYRLDKEEKLSKIDEKINYAAEELKTYRKRAKDLEEELERTIQSYQGQIISHEKKAHDNWLAAXTAERTLTDLRKENAYHRQKLTDTEFKFELLEKDPYALDVPNTAFGRDHSPYGPSPLGRPSSEMRAFLSPPTLLEGPLRLSPLLPGGGGRGSRGPENPLDHHISNERGDSSNEKLTDVHREPSDTGSLSPTWEQDRRMMFPPSGQPCPDPVVLLQRQDRFYSNSGRLSRPTELESFNMPSLDKVDGPVSSEMESSRNDTKDDLGNSNVPDSTLPAESEAAGPGFVPLPPLPVRGPLFSMDPRSHFIRRGPPFPPPPLASMYGAPSRFFSAKGFPWPTTSFIPNETVYSPTAFPQYPPPRAGYFPLPPHSENRSEFPSGLIPPSKEPAVEPSEPQEA